In Manis pentadactyla isolate mManPen7 chromosome 18, mManPen7.hap1, whole genome shotgun sequence, the genomic window TAAATACCATACATTCACTCTCAAACACTGCATTTACACTTCTACGTTAGAATTTAGAATTGTTAACTGGAGACACCCCTAACTGCTGATGTGAAAAATATACTTGACTGTATAGGATAAACTCTCAGCTACCCTGGGCCAAGAGAGGATGGAGGGCAACTATTCCTGCATGACTCCCAGCCCGGCGCCCAGACGTACCTGTTACAGCATTTTGTTTGGAACCAGGTTTGGCATGGATGGCAATGGTGACACAACCTTTAGGATCAACTGCCACAGGCCCTACGGGAGGAAGAGGGCGCTCTGGACCCCCGCTCCGGCGTTTGCCCTAAAACGACACCCGTAAGCACACTAACAACTTGCCCGGTTACACGTTTCCCCGCCCCCCCCCCACTCCGTCACCCTTAACCGAGACAGGCTTGCGCGGCCGACCAGCTGTGTCGGGGACTTCCGGCCACCAAGACTCGCGTTCCAACATCCTTCGTGGCTCCAGAGCCTCCGTGGAGCGCCCACCAACCCCACAGCGCTGCCCCCCGCCTCGGAGGGCCTGCCCGGCTCCCACGCCTGGGCTCTGCGCCGCCCGGCCTCAGGGGCAGACACCACCTACTGGCCGGCCGTGCGCCCCGCGCAGCACCAGCTGGTGCGAGGCCCGCTGGGGCCGGCAGCGCGCGCGCAACGGGGGCAACGGCACAGGGGCCGTCCTGGGACCTCCACGCACCCCCACTCAGCACGAGGCAGGGAGCGGGCCCCCGAGGACCCCGGGCCGCGCCGGGGACAAGGCCAGACACCGCGCAGGCGGCTACGGCACCGGCGGCCCGCCCAGGGTCCTCGCCGAGCGCGGCCCCCAGGCGCCGCTCCACCCGCCCGCGCCCTCGGCGAGCAGCCCCGCGGCCCACCCGCGGCCACGCGACTTGCCACTGGCCTTGTCGGTCGCACCAGCCTTCCTGGGCATCTCGGCGCCCCACACCCGCCCGAGCGCCGCCTGCCCGCGGCCGAGCCGCAGCATCGCCCAGCGAGGGGCGCGGGGGCCGCCGGCGCCGGAAGGGCCGTCTGCGCCTGCGCACGCGGCGGACGGTGGTGGCCCCGACCCGCGCCTCCTCTCCGGCGAGGGCGCCGCCTTCCGGGCGGCGGGAGCAAGACGCCTTGTTGCTCAGGACCTGCACCTGCCTCTCGGTCCGGGAAAGCCGCcaggaggcagaggtggggagCCGGGCGCCGCCCCTGTCACGACCTAAACACACAGCAGGTGGGAAGCTTGTGCCGCCCTGGCCCTCTGTCCCTCTTGGGAAGAAGGGACGGCAGTGAGAGGCCAGGAGGGCATCAGGTCAGGTGTCTTCTCGCTCCTGCCGCCAACGTTGGGTGCAGACGGAGCCCCGCTGGTGGGCGGAGAGCCTCATGTTGCCTTAGCCCTGGGTACATCCCCGCTGTGCGTGCAGCACCCGCCTTGTGCCAGACGCTGAGGATCTCACAGTGTTAAAAGGAGGGGAAATAGATTCTGATGTGTGATGTTtcaaagaggaaactgaagttggCAGAGGCAAGGTCATGGGTCATGCAAGGGTTTGTTTGAAGCAAGGGCCTGGCGCAGTCCAATCCGCTGGGGAAAGATCCCTGGTTGCCGCGTGGCCAGTACAGGAATACAGGCAGAGACTTTCCGTTAAATGGAAGTGGCAGTGGGAATGGAGACCTGAGAGCCGATCATTTCAAGGACATTCTGCACCGCAACCATAGCTTGGGGCGTGACTGGACGTGGGAGTGAGCAAGGAGAACGCACAGCTGGGGCTGCCTGCGGTGAGCTGTTCCGTTTGGGATATGCCTGCAGGACAGACATGTAGGTAGAAATATTAAGGGGGTAACCCAGTGTCTGTGACTGAAGCTTGAGAGATCTGGGCTGGGGACAGACCCTGGGGTCCCCTGAAAATAAATAGATGGGAACTGAAGCCGTGGAAGTGGAAGAGAGAGAGGCTCAGAGGGCGGCCGGCACCAGGGCCCAGGACAGAACcccaagggaaggggaagggaagccACGGACGCCGGCCGGATGCAGTACGCGGCGGGCGAAGGGCACTCCGGGAGGGGGCAGCCAGCAGCGAGGAGCGCCACGAGGCATGAACAATGGAACCAAGTGGTGCCGGCTCCCAGTCAGGCCATGGCAGCGGACAGGAAATGGACGGAGGAGGTTTAGCAGATAATTCAGCTTCACCGAGGAGTAACTGCCAGCTGGAGGGGCACGTGACCTCAAgactcttcctttttttaaactggGTGATTTAACCACATTTAAAGTTGGTAGGAATATGGCAGGGGAGGAGGTTACAAAAGGAGGAGGTGGTGGGGCTTGGGCGCCAGTGCAGACTGACCTGCCTGCAGGAAGCCGTAGCCAGACACCCCTTCCGTCCCAAGTAAAGGGGAAGCTTGGGTGCACACGCAGGTGTGTCTACAGGTTTGGTGGGAGGAGCTGGAGGCTCATCAGCTACAGGAAGGTGGGTGTTGAAGGCCTGAAGAGAGTGGAACGGATTTAAACACTTGTGAACGGCCAAGAGCTGACTACGAGCTGAGCTTGGGGACATAAAATTACCATGGCCCCGATCTGTGCAGTCACACCTTTCAATACCTGGCCTCAGCAGGCAGGACGCTGAAGGCAGACGGCTGGATTCATCCAGGTGGGCATGAGAGGGTTGGGGGTTGAAGCGGCCAGATGTGACCAAAGATGAAACGGGGGGGAAAAGATCAAAGGTGGAGTCCCactgggtggggaaggaaggggtCTGACAAACAGGAGAGGCCAAGAGAACGGCAGTCCCTGAGGCTGTGACAGGTGTCGTCGGAGTGGGAGCGAGGTCACGGTCGGTCAGCGTGTCTCACTTACCGCTTCGGAGGCGCATCGTGCCCGTGGGACGGTGGCCTCCGGAGGTCAGGAAGGAGGTGGAAAGCTCGGCTTGGGTGCCTTGTCCACCCGAGGTGGACAGAGGCCACTACTAGGAGGGCTTTTGGTAGCAGCAGGTGATAAACCAAAGCTGCATTTTATTTGACATCAGTTAAGAATTGAGGCACCAAAAGTGAACAGTATTATATAGAATCTGTTTTGGACTAGAGTTTTGACAGTGATGATGGAAACGGAGGGCACTTGTTATGAACTATTAATGGTATCTGGTGGCCGAGGGGGGGAAGACACGCCCAGCCTTTGCCAAGGGGACTCAGTGGGGCAGAGGACCGAGGAGGAAGCTGGTCACCTCATCTGCCCCCCAGTGCCCACAACCGACTTGTTCCTGCCCCGAGCCCCTGCCTTGGAGGAAGAGTGGGCTGCCCAGTGGTGCAGCAAAGAAAGGGGCTCTGATCCAAATGGCATTAAACCCACTATAAATGTTTATACTGGTTCCTGTTTTATCTTTCACTTTTTAGTAACGCTCCATTTAAGAACTCCACCTTGTCCTAGCTTTGCCAAGGGGGGAAATGGggaaatggatttttaaagtGCACAAACAAGGCGAGGAGgaaggagctggggctggggctacTGGGGTACCGTCCCCCTTAGGGAAGATGCATACTGTCTGACTCAGCAGTCACTTCCCAGTTTTTGAATCTGGAGGACTTGAACAGGGAAGCAGACAGCAGAAAGTTTGAAGATGAGACAAGAAAGGGAAATGCAAACGCTTTAGGCATATTCCACTTGACACACTGCCTGTTACAACCTAACCCTCTCTGTCCTACAAAGGGTACTACTTATGTGGACCTAAAGGAACGCAATCTCAATTTGTGGGAGATAGTGGAATCATTGCacttataaaaaatagaaaatacttacATTCTACAGTAAATACAGATTAGCCAAGTGTCTTTTGGGTGTTATTGTAAAATTTGAGAGCAGAACATGCTATTTTGGGACCCAGCAAATGGGAGATAGACTTGGGCTTAAATTCTGCCTCCCACCACTTAATGACCTTTTCAAATAAACATGAATTTCTTTGGCTGTGAAGTGTGCATTATAATAGCCCCCACCTCACTGATGCTATAGAGGCCGGTGAGAACGTGTGCAAAGGGGTCAGCGCGGGGCCCCACACCTCATCGCCCAGGCAGCTTTTACCGACACCGACCAACGGCCACAAGGCCGTCGCGTGACAGCAGAGTGGTGGCCAGAACAGTCTTAGCTCCTCCACCTCCCAGAGGCCGAGGGCACAGACCTGGCCAGGCAGCAGGTGGCAGTACCAGGTACCGCTGCAGGTCCAGTGAACTGCTGCTGCTTTCTTATTTTGGGCTGTTGTTACAGGGTTAAACCTCCATTAACTAGAACTCACACTGTTGTAGATGCAAATgagaacttttagaagaaaaaaccaaatgacaataaataaataggataaacaaatatttattttttaattccaggGGATGTCCCATCTCAGTAAACAGCTGTTTTCTTGCACCTTCCAGGTGACCTTCAGTTATAATCACTGCTCAGTGCAACACACCTGAAATGCCTCCCACATCAACCAGCTAATCTAGAGCACACCACACTTTAAAGGTCCAAGTATTTTCTACGGTGGTTACTACAGAGTGTTTGCTGGTTTACCTTTAGTTCACACATTCCAGACACTCCAGTTACCAGGTTTACATCCTTGAGGTCATGTGACCAGACAGGAGAACTTCCCTTCTCAGCACTGTTGAGACCTCCGCTACCAACCCAGCTCACTACCTTcttgaatatataaaatgaaatactacCTTAGATGAAAAATGTTTATCCTAATTAGCATTATTTAGAAAAAAGTCAATTCTTTTTGATCCTTAAAAGAATTGTCATTTTTAACCATCTTCCACAACTACTTGATATACCTTAAACCTAATTACACGTTTTTATAAGATAATCACTTTCAAGGCAAAaaaaacttttatataaaaattttactttataGAAAGTGTATAGATGTCACATCTGCCAGATGGACCTCTGAACCACCCTCCATACAGCTGTGCCTGTGACATTTGTGGCATTATGAATAGTAAACATTTTACTTCTTGGGTAGAACTGTGTAGGTGCCACAAAGTTTCCTTTTCAGCAAGAGCGATTCCATTGGACGTCTGTGAAATTTCAGAGTGGCTGTTAGAAACGTGTCTTGCTTCTTGTTGGGAGAGATGATCGCCACGACAGGGAACTGATGTCCGTGtgcccagacaccaccaaagCCGCCACCACCTCAACCTGAGGAATTCTCAGCAGCACCCCCCGCAGCAGTCGGGTAGTGATGCCCTTTAGGGATGAAGAATCCAGTCTTAGGATACACCTTCAGATCCTTTGTTTATATCACATTATTATGAATTTGTAGAAATTCTATTTATAGTTAAAACTGTCTGTGTAACACATTACTATTACAAAATATTCTTTCCTGTAAATGCAACGAAAATTTTTCCGGGCATTTATTAGACACGTTCTAACAATATTCCAAATCTAACAACCAGATACTCCAAAACTCCAAATATAGCACATCAGCTTTCTTAATTTTCTGAAATTAGTTACTTGAGTTGATAGGAATTCTGTAGGAATACTGGCCTATCTCATCTCACGTAACTGCAAAATAGTTCAGCCTCTATGCCCATCTCGTCTAACCTTCAAGAgttagaacaaaaacaaaaacaaaaacaaaacccagctaTACAAAACAAGTCTTTCAATTATAAAACTGTTGAAAGACCATAAGCCGATATATGAAATTACACAAGATAAAGCTGCAAtagctgcactttttaaaaacatttaaacccAGTTCTCTTTTTCACTAAAGgtacaagaaaatgggaagtcTGTCTTTAAATCATGCAGAGATgtaaatcagtttttttttaatctaatccaagaaactaaaatgtttcttatCTTACAATTATTTTCATGACACTCAATTTTTTATGGCCAGTTTTTTATGCCTTTGAGACTAGACTGCATGGTCTATTTGGCCAAGGTATTATAATGCTAAGTTACGTGTAAAATATTATCTCTGGTATCTGCCCGTCTTCTATGGAAGTGCCATTATTATTGCCAGGGGAGCTGAAAAAGAAGAAGGCGGTCTTGCTGGCAGCAGGCGTCTCGTGCACCACCTTCTTCAGTCCTTTTGTGCCATAGTGGGAATCTGGACCCTAATGAGAAAAAAAGGTTCATTAATATTCTCATTTAATAAGCACTCAATTTAATGTGGTGTTTTAATTAGATCAATGATCTATtatatttcattatggtttttGTATAAAATGTTGTCAAGTCATTTAATGAACAATGAAGTTTTTGCTATAAAGGTAATGAATGATTAAAAATGCTGACTGTAGAGCTGTTAGAGAACAGTGAAATGATTCTAGGAAAATATATCACTTTCTCTTCTGTCAAACCCTCACTCTCCTACTCAAAGGCCCACTCTTGCGGAAACCACTTCGGGCAGAGCCGAGCGGGAGGCACTTCTCTCAGACCAGTGCACTACTTGCTTTCGCTCTcagcttccttccctccttcccaagAGGCTTTCCTGTCGGTGACTCTCGGCCTCCCCGGGACACACGCTCTCTGACAGGCAGGAGGAGAGCACGGCCCCCCGTTCACCGCCTGGAGGGGCCTTACTCGGAGCGTCGCGCACGCCGTGTAGCACACGTTGGGCAGGATCTCGACGGGTTCCTTGAACATGACCCTGAATGTGTTGGCGGTCCCGTCACAACTAAACCCAGTATCGTTCTGTCCCAGGGTTTGCTTTTTTTCATATTCAATGATCTGTAATTTTTAAGAGAGAAGTTATATGTAAGTTAAATCAGTGGAAAGAGAGTTTCATAGAAAAGAATGTGATGCCCTCAGCAGTCGCAGAGCAGACTCCTCCGtctctgtgctgtgacttttctCTACTCACCTCCAGCCACCAGACATGGCTGTAAACGTGCTATCGGAAAATGGCTATTCACCCTGCACTgcaggaaggggcaggagggaggtcaGATCAGTGGGCTTGGCTGCAGGAGGGCGCAGGGTTTCCACAACGTGGGGACTTAGCTACCTGAGGGAAACGAGCTGTACTCCTTGCCAGCCTACACCTCGCTGCTGGGAAATTCCTATAGCATTTCATAGGTCTAAATGGGatttactaaaattaaaatgaccTTGAATGCAGTATTCAGACAGGCATTGAGGGACACCCTCGAGGAGCTTCCAGGCACTTGTGAAGACAGGGACACGGTGACAGTCCAGTCCGGTACCGCCGTTGCGGAGCTATGCTTGAGGAAGCGGCTGCACAGAGGAGTCGGCACTTTGGGAGGCTCCTCAGGGAAGAGTTTCAAGCGCTCAAATCGGTGCTTACCCAGGATTTCAAGAGAAAGGTCTTCATGTGCAGAGGCCAAAGCTCACCAACCTGCCTTTCGGCACACATCAGATCTAACGGTAATGGTATGTGACAGGCCACGGCAGTCTATGCCACGAGAGGCCAGACAGTGGCCACCGTGCAGGGACAGTGACTGGGAAGGATCCTGGGCCTGTAACTCTCTGCTCCTTGATCTGGCTGCTGGTTACATAAGTGTGTTCAGCTTGTGAAAAGTGAGCCACACGTCCCGTTTGTAAACGGGCACTCTTCTGTATATATACCACAGTGCACTAAAGCAGCTTTTAAAAATGGCACAGTGGTGCCCTGGAATAATGTAGTAAGACACGGGATTTGGCGGTGGCTGTCACTTCTCCTGAACTTGTTTTATCTGTCAGCTTTCGACTTGGGAAAAGCCTTGCCTGGCTTTCTTCCCACAGCTGTTGTGAGAATCGGATCACAGAACCACAGCGACGATGAAGTGACGGACCGTGTTCCTGAAGCCTGGGATGCATCATCTCCATCAGCCCCACAAACCTAGGAGTTTGGTCCCCACGTCAGAGAGACGAGGAAACAGGCTGAGAGGCTACGTGATGTCGGGGGGCTCCTCGGAGGTGACAGTGAGACTCAGACCCAGGCAGGTCTGTCCGGAGGGTGCGCGGGACTAGCCGCTGGGGTGAGAAGTCCTATTTCTACTCACTTTACCCAGGGTACTTGTAAGTTATTATCTGATACACTTCTGAGCTATCCCGCAGCGTGTACACAGGCATCTGCTGTCTTCTGGAACGCCCGAGGGGCGCCGAACAAGAGTGGCGTTCCACCATCGAAGAGGCCGGTTTCCTTGGCAGGCCTGCAGCCTATCCAGCCTGCTGTGTGGGTCTGGGGACCCTACTGCACAGGACCTTGGAAATACATACAGTGAAATGGGCAGTGATCGTAAACAATCTTTTATATCCCTCAAAGGTTTGCTGTGGTGTTTCTGCACTTAAAAAACATGGGAACAAAATTTTCTAACCTGCTTTATAGCCTTTCAAACAATTTCAGTGAGTTTTGAACCTATTTGTTAACAATATTAAAATGTACTTCTTCTAATTAGTTTATAAGAGCCACAAGCTGACGTGAGCGGTGTACATTCGCTGCTGGGCTCCAAAATAGCCCTCAGTGGCTGGGGTTGGGCAGTGCGCGTGGTCCCATCAGTGGGGCCAACGCTGCGCTTCTTCGACTGGAATGAGGCATCTTTTTCCGCCATCATCAAACCAGATCTTTGAACTGTTGTACATTTTGAAAATCAGTGACTCTTTTTGATCACAGAGTACACCAaaatttttactattaaaaataatagggaGGAGGACCCAAGATGGCGGTgggagtagggcagtggaaatctcccaaaaccatatatatttttgaaaatacaacaaatacaactattcctaaaagagagaccagtagatacagtacaacagccagactacatccacacctgcaagaactcagcacctcacggagggggtaagatacaagccgtggcccagtgggacgcgagcgcctctcaccccagctccccagggggaggagaggagttggagcggggagggggggagcccaggactgctaaatacccagccctagccatccacaccggagtgcagacacacagtgcatggggtgctggatactagggaaacgggacagtaaaacctgcgagtgggtccccgccgccggcacccctgggacaaagaaaagcgagtgctttttgaaagacttaaagggacagggaccccacagctggacggaatcatCTCAGCACACTCAGCCTGGTAGGCTGGGAATACTGAGGAATTTACCTaatgaaaacaagatcccagatttaaaaagacatatgcacccctacatttctcacagtattatttacaatagccaagaaatgggagcaacctaagtgtccatcagtagatgaatgaataaagaagaggtggtacatatacacaatggagtattattcaaccataagaagaaaacaaatcctaccatttgcaacaacatggatggagctagaggatattatgctcagtgaaataagccaggtgaagaaagacaaataccaaatgatttcactcatctgtggagtataagaacaaagaaaaaaactgaaggaacaaaacagcagcagactcacagaacccacgacaGCGacaggactaacagttaccaaaggaaaagggactggggaggatgggtgggaagggagggataaagggaaaaaaaagggggcattactattagcagacataatgaagggggggggcacagggaaggcgtacaacacagagaagacaagtagcgactctatagcatcttactacgctgatggacagtgactgtaatggggtatgtggggggacttggtgatggagggagtctaataaacatgttcctcatgtaactgtagattaatacaaaaaaatatatatatatatagcaataaCATTTTAGGGCAGTTTTTTCTGCTGATGAACAAAAATTTGaaacattatttccttttctcatttctattttttgtcttttagtttATGTACAAGTACAATATTGCATATGTATAGTTTGTAAATAAAAGTACAATGTAGATgtgtttccaaaattattttactaaCTGGAGTGTGCAACACCAAGTGTGGAGAACACTGGTTTattggaagggaagggaagaggtaTCTAACTGTCTTCCAGATGAATAACTGAGGTAGGGCGGCCCTAAGGAAGGGGGCAGAGTATGCTCAGCCAGCCAGAGAGCAGTGTTTTCATCATCACAGGAAACTAGTTTTCAAGCCCTAGAGTTCAAAGTACCATGAAAAAAGTGGGtggtttttttaaaatagaaaaacaatttttatataaagtattatattggtttcagatgaactcAGTAATTCACTAATTATATACACTACTAAATGCTCActgttaagtgtagttaccctgtCACCACACCAAGTTATTAAAATACCGTAAGCTATATTCCCTATACTATATACTTCCATCCCTtaactattttataatttgaagtgtgtacctttttatccccttcaccgtTTCActgccacccccccccccccggggtTACCAATTGTCTGTTCTGtgtttgagtctgtttctgttttgtttgttcactgttttgtttttcGAATTTCACATTTTAAGTGAAACTATATGGTATTCCTTTCTCTGACTGACctatttcatgtagcataatgccctctaaggTCTGTTCATGTTGTCGCAAACGGCAAGCTTTCTTTTGTATagatgaataatactccattgtaggtatgtaccacatctcctttatccgttcatctattaatggacacttcagttgcttctgtatcttggcaattgtaaataatgctgcgataaacccaggggtgcatatgtcttttcagattgggggttttgtttttttcaggtagattcccaggagtagaattactggatcatatggtatttctatttttaactttcagaaaACTTTCCATACTGATTTCGAGAGTGGCTGCACTGATTTGCAATCCCACCACCAGCATACAAGGATtcccctttttctccacatcctcgccaacacttgttatttcttgtcttattgacagcggccattctgactggtgtgatttctcctgtggttttgatttgcatttccctgattagcaatgttgagcatcttttcatgtgcctgttggccacctgtatattttctttggaagaatgcctattcaggtcctctacccattttgtaattggattatttatttttttggagttgagttgtatattttgggtattagtgCCATAATAGATacattgtttataaatatattctcctacaCTATAGTTTGCCTcagaagctgtttagtttgatatagtcccacttatttttgcttgtttcccttacCTTGGGAAacatacccagaaaaaaattcctaatgttgatattcaagagtttattgcctgtgtttccttctagttttatggtttcaggtcttgtatttaggtctttaacccatttttaatttttgtgtatggtgttaagacagtgatccaatttcattctttagcatgaagctgtccaattttcccagccccatttattg contains:
- the C18H15orf40 gene encoding UPF0235 protein C15orf40 homolog isoform X5, which produces MLRLGRGQAALGRVWGAEMPRKAGATDKGKRRSGGPERPLPPVGPVAVDPKGCVTIAIHAKPGSKQNAVTDLTAEAVSVAIAAPPSEGEANAELCRYLSKVLVLRKSDVVLDKITKKLVGFYSYSFSH